GATCTCATCAAAAGTTTTAAGTAGATGATATCTCATTCCTCTAAAGGTAACATTATCTAGGTATCCATTATTAGTAATAATGCCTAGCAAACCTTCACTAGCATTCTCAATTTTATGTTCTGAAAATCTAATAAATTTAACATAATCATCATTAAGTGAAATGATTGCCCTTTCATCTAGTTGCTTATTTTCTATTGCTTTATAAGCTTTCATTAATTTTAATATATGATTATTGTTGTTTTTTGATCCTACATTGTATGGAGGATTACCAAGTATTACTAATATGGGTTTGTTTTTAACCTCATTAACAAGTTTATTCTCTTCACTAATTGCAGGGAGGAATGCTTGAAATTCAACTTGACTTGTTTTTTCTGTTAAATCAAGAGTATTTGTTAAAAATATTTTCAGTCTTTCGTTCTCATTTTCAAACTTAAAGTTACAAATTTCCTTTAGGTATTGAAATAATTTAAAATGAGCAACAGCATATGGAGCCATTAAGTACTCAAATCCGTATATATTCTTAAGAATGTGACTAGTAATGTAGTCTTGTTGTTTACCAGACTCTTTTGGCACTTCTTTTAGTATGCATTTAATAACTTCAAGTAAGAATGTACCAGTACCAGTGGCAAAATCTAATACGGTTACTTCTTCTCTCGTTGCAAATCCATTTTCCAAATCAAAGGTATGCTTTAAAATGTTATTTAAACTATTGACAATAAAATTAACAACACAATAGGGCGTATAGTAAACTCCTTTACTTTTTCTTAAATGTTTATCATATTGAGTTAGAAAGTCTTCATAAAAATAAAGATAAGGGTCTTTTAAAGACTCTTGATAAGTTTGAGCAAATGAGAATTCTTTAAAAAGTATCTCAGTATCAATGTTATTAATAATATTAATGATCTCTTCTAGTATCCATTTTATGTTTTTATATTCACTACTACTTGCAATATTGTCAACTAACCTAAGTATATCTTGTATTAACGCAAAGTTATTGGGAATAAACTGCTTAATGTTATTAAAGTTAATTATTAGATTACTTGTATTATTAAGTTTTGCAAGAAAAAAGCCATAAGTAATGGTTTGTGCAATTGAGTCTGCAAACTCATCTGCCTTGAAATTATCGTTATATATTCTTTTTTTAAGAATGTTATAAGTTCCTGTTAATGTATTGTGCTTATCTGGGGGTAAACTTAGGTTTAAATTTAAGGTTTGTTCAACCAGTTCTTTTAAAGTTTTTGTTCGCTTTGCAAGTAGACTAGCTAACTTTTCGACGCTTGTAATCTTTTCAATGGGTGATTCTAGAAATTGGTTTAAAATATTTGTAACCTTTTCTGATTTAATCGGATCAATTTTTGTGTTGTGTTTTTCTAAGTCAGTTTTAAATATCAAAATTTCTCGTAAAACAACATTTCCTTTACTTATCCAAATAAACTCAATGTAATTTGTTAGTAAAATATTGTTTGATAGTTGTTTGTATTTCTCAATTTGAGGACTTCTTAAAGTATCATCTAAGTTTTGTTCAATCTTTTTAGCTTCAATATATCCTACAATGCTTTCATTGTTTTTAACGATAAAGTCGGGAGCACCTAAACCTTCTTTGTTTCGTTTCGGTTCATTTTGAATTTGAATATTTGAGTTTGGCTTAATCTTGTTAATAAGCTTTTTTAAGTAATCTCTATCAGCAAATTCTGTTTTCTCTTCTACTTTTGTTCTTTTTAAGTCATTTACGTATTCTTTTAATAAATCTATACTCACTACTTATGAATTGCCCAATTCTTATTGTACAGTATTTTATTGTATATTTGAATGTATAAAGTGTATATCGAGATACTTCACCGAAATTGAAGCAGTACCAAATCTCTACTCTATCTTCTCGCTTAATATTTCCTTCAAGTTTAAGTAGACTTGAATTACTAAACTCAGTAGCCTCATCAAAGAGTACCTTATTCTTTCCTTCAATGCCCTTAAGAGCGGGAGGAGAGAATGCATCTCTGAAGTCAGGTACAGAATTTGTATAAGGACTTCTTACTTTCCATAGTTCATTATGTTTATTCTGCCTTATCTTAGCGTACTTTTCCAGTCCTTCCTTATCAATAATTGACCCAAATAGCTTAATAAAACTATCATAAACAGCAGACTCAGTGTATCTAAACCATATCATATCATTAACCTGCTCTGTTATAAGATATTCAAGCCAAATTCTAGCACTATTGTGAGTCTTGCACATTCCTCTGGAACTAGCTATTAACTTGTGTCGTATCTTATTGTATGCATACTTAAGGCAAGCAAATTTAGGCACAAACGTGATCCAATCAATGCATGCAATAGGGTTAGTGTTGTCTCTTCCTGTAGTGTAATACAGTCAAGCACTTTTTCTGTGCTCTCTATTAGTATAATATTAAGATTTGATTCAATTTGTTTGGCACGTGTATTGCTTTCCTTTGTGTGTGTCTTGCATCTAGTATTAATACTACTCATAAAGAATCCTTGGAGTTAAGTATTAGTATGTGAGTAGAGTCATCTCTTATGAATAAGTTATCATTAGCTTTATTAATATGAAGCATAGATATGCCCTTCTTAGCAATTAAAATAATTGTCTTCTGATCTGATCCCTGAGGGTTAATAATTTTAAGCAAATCTTGGTTTAATTTACTCTTATCTAGTGTAAAGCTCTCATAAGGCAATATGATAGCATCAGTAATAAAGTCTGTAAGTTTGCTTTTAAGAAATGCTGATCCTCCATTATCACAAATCTCTCTGTAAGATATCGCTTTCCGCTGTCAGCGAAACTTAGTAAGTAGTTAAACATTCCTAGTTTAACATAGGGAGGAATTGCACGTCTTAAGTCTTCTAGTGCATATTACTTTTTCTGTTCAGTAAGATGTCTAATGTCAATTGATACATTATCTTTATTACTATAAACTCTATATTTCCAATTATTTTTGCCAAAAATAGTGTCTAAAATTTCTGTTGTATGAGCTTCTGTACCCATAAGCCATACAAACTTGAGTCCTTCCTGTGTCATTCTAAGGCAGCTTTGTTGTTTGTTCTCAAATGTAAAGAATGGAATGTCCCATGCGTAGCTTGTCTTTTTAAATGAATATAATCCTCAGGCTTCTTAGATCCATAAATGCCAGAAGAACTTATTGTGTGCTTCTTGTGCAATTTTGTATAGTCTATAAAGCTTACTTATTCTAAATTCATAATAATTTTTTGTAACCTCGTTATGTATATTTTGATTATCAATAAGATTTAAATATTTGGCTCTGTATATCTCAAATTCTGTATTAATTGAGTCTTGATGACTACTACTACTCATGTTCTACTTCTTGCGTTGTCTGATTAATTAGACCCAAAACTTATTGATGGTTTCCAGTAGGAATTAGTATTGCACTTCTGGTTTTTTGTAGGCTCTACTATGTTAAGATCCTTACCAATAACAAGATACATATCAATAGATGTTATAAGTAGCTCCTAATTTAAGTTTGCTAAAATAAACCTCTAATTCTTGTTTAACGGAAGTTTCATTAATACTACTGCTGTTTTTCCGAATGCGTATGTTAATTGTTTGTGCAGTAGCCTTTTTACTTCTTAATCTAGTATATGGTGATGATAATGTAAAGGATAAGATAAAGTCACTTGAGGATAAACTTATTGCATTTGAGGCTGAGTGTAAGGATAGATTTGATAAGGTAGATAATAAGATAGAAGCAGTAAGAAGTGAACTAAGTAGTGAGATAAAGGAAGTAAGGAATGAGCTTAGTAGTAAAATAGACTCAGCGATAAAGCCACTTTATTGGATATTTGGGTTTGTGTCAACATTTGCTGTTAGTGCAGTAATAGGATTATTTATACATTATCTTAGTAATAAGTGATATATACATATAAACTCTTTAATCTGTAAGTTTAATTTTTTCTTTAATAAGCACAATATTACGGTTAAGTATGTCAATAATACTTTTATGCCTCTGTTTACTTAAATGAGGGAACTTACTCTTAAGGAAATCAAATTGAAATAAATCAAGAAGAACAACCTTGGATTTACTAAGTAGTATCTTTTTTAGAAGGAATGTAAGTATTTGTGAGTTTTCTTTAATAGTATCTTTATTCTTAAAGTTGAGTAGTTGGTTAAGCCTTGCAACTTCATCGGGAATTATTTTGTTTTCTATAGTGTCTTGAGAGTGAAATTGTGTTGTTTCTATTCCTTTAAGCTTAACTTCACTTTTTTTATCAAGATCAGTGAAGTGATCGAAGAAGTCTTTAACGATAACACCATTAGAAGCAACATTATATTCCCTGTTAGTTAAAACTTTTCTAAATTCATATTTAAGTTCTTTAATGTTGAAAAGCTTACCGTTAGTATTAAAAGAATCAATAGCTATAATCATACACTCTTTAAAGAAATTAAAAGCCGTACCTCTCATTATTTTGTGTTGGTTAGTTATTTTAGGGTTAATAGAAGACTTGTAAAGCCAATCATACATTTTTTTGCTTATTTCTAATTTTCTATTTTGTCTAATGTAGTTGATTTTAAGTTTAATGTCTACTACTAACTACTCTGATAATTATATTAGTAAGCTGGTCTCTCAAATAAGAGGGAGGATAAAAGAAATAAATCCTACCCACCCTATGCTTAAATACTTTAAGCTTACTAGAGAAGAGTATGAAGCTATTACTGCAGAGAAGAATAGGAGGGTTAAGGAGCGCAATGCGAATAAAAAATCTTTTAATAAACGCGAATTTCTTCTCTTAACTGAAGAACTCTTATTGTCACATAGATTTGAACTTCTTTATATGGGGTTACTTCTTGCCTCTGGTAGAAGAAGTTTAGAAATTATTGCTGGTTCATTTAGTGACTCTCAAGAAAAGGATAGTATCTTATTTCAAGGTCAGCTTAAGACTAGAGACACTAAACGGTTTAATACTCCTTACAGTATTCCTTTAACTGTTGACAAGAAACTTTTCCTTAATGCGTATTCTATTTTTACAAACACAACTCAATATAAGGATATAAGAGAGCGTTGGGAAGATAATGAGCTTAGTGACTCTACTATTAACCTGTTGCTTAAGCGTGAACTTACAAAAATTTTTGACTCCAATTTCCTTTTATCTGATTTTAGAGCTATTTATACTACTCTTATCTTAAAGCGTGAAGGCTATTTTAATGATATTCATGGTAGTAAAGAAATATACCCAAGAGTTGCTGAGATTTTAGGACATATTAATGATGAGTCGGCTTCACAAAGCTATAGAGATTTTAAACTCACTAATTCAAGCTAGTAGTAGATTTATATTTTGTAGGAATGCTTTTGCACGCCCATTAAGCCTAAGCTTATAAGTCTTATCGTCAATGATATTGCCAGACAAATATTTATCAATAGATTTAATTTCATCAATAAACTTATTAGTGAAATTATTGTCATTTGTATTTTGTTCTCTAGCATTGCTATTAGCCATAATAAGCTCCTTATAAAGGTGATATAAACAATTAAATTCTAGTCTAGTTTATTAAATGCACCCTTAAACCATTAAATTAGAGAATTAGAGTTAAGTTAATTATATTATTTTAAGAATAAATTAGCAATAATAACAAAGGATTTAAGGGAGTTAATATTGATTGTAGTTTAAGTAAGAGATAAGATATTGAAAAAGAAACCCACTCTAAATGACAATAGAGTGGGTTATGTTTATTATTTTTTCTAATTCTCTAATGGGATATCAACCCTTATTTGACTGTATGCAGTTATTCTTTGAACTAAATCGTACTTTTCGCTAAGAAGCTTATTGTAAAGTGTTCTTAAAGCTTCAATTCTTTCGTTAACAAGTGATTCATCGCTTGTGCTCTCTGATAAATCATTTGCTATGTTATTTAAGGCGGTCTTTATTTTTGCATCTATTTCTGTAATACTTGGTGCTTGATCTATATTTTTCAAGATTGCTATATTGTTAAGTATGTCTGATAGATCGTTAACAGTCTTGAGAAGTTTATTTGCAGTCTTAACCTTTTCTTGAGTGGTGGTGCTAGTATTCTTTGCTGCTTGTACATATTGTCTTATTTCTTCGCTTAGTTGATTTGCTTTCTCATCCAATAAGTAGGTATTAGCTTGATTTATTGGAGTAGTGCTTACATTTTGATAATTACTTTTAGTGTCAGGTTGATCTGATCCCTGTGTTGTAGAGTCAGGTTGATCTGATCCCTGTGTTGTAGAGCCAGGTTGATTTGATCCCTGTGTTGTAGAGCCAGGTTGATTTGATCCCTGTGTTGTAGAGTCAGGTTGATTTGATCCCTGTGTTGTAGAGCCAGGTTGATCTGATCCCTGTGTTGTAGAGTCAGGTTGATCTGATCCCTGTGTTGTAGAGCCAGGTTGATTTGATCCCTGTGTTGTAGAGCCAGGTTGATCTGATCCCTGTGTTGTAGAGCCAGGTTGATTTGATCCCTGTGTTGTAGAGCCAGGTTGATCTGATCCCTGTTGTGTAGTGCCAGGTTTACCTGATCCCTGTTGTGTAGTGTCAGGTTTACCTGATCCCTGTGGATCGCAAGACAGGAATAATATAAAAATTAAAAATATAATGATTCTATTCATTTAATGCCTCCTAAATTAGAATCATTATAATATAATTATGTTTTTATAACAATTCCTAAATGTTTCAATTTTAAATGGTATATTTCATCTTAGAGTCAATAAACTTATTAGTGAAATTATTAATGTTTGTATTTACCTCTATAATAGCGATACTAGCCATATTGAATCCCTGTGTTTAATATTGTTGAATGTTATAAATTTGCCTTAAATAATAAAGTTAACATCAAAACCATTTATTTGAAGGAATAGAGACAGATATATTATATATTTAGGTATTAATTATCAATAGAAATAAAGGAAATAATAAATACAAGTTACAAATTCAAAATAAGAATAGTAATACAAGAGTAAAGGAATGAAACGTAAATAGATATTAATTGAGTTTATAAAGGGATTATACACAAGATATTCATAATAGGCAAGCAAGATTAAGAACAATAATAAACACAAAGTGAAGTAAATTTACTAATTATTAATAAATATAAAGGTATTAAAAATATAATAATAATACTAGTTGTAAATGAAAAGTTATTTGAATAAGTAATTAAAAAGTGTAGTTTGATATAATTGAGTGAGGACAGGAAATGAATAATTTAGCATATAAACAAATGCCAGAATATAAATATGTAAAGCAGGCATTTATTGAAAAGGGATTTGAAGAGGATATAATAGAATCTTTTTTACTTCTTAATCTAGTATATGGTGATGATAATGTAAAGGACAAGATAAAGTCACTTGAGGATAAACTTATTGCATTTGAGGCTGAGTGTAAGGGTAGATTTGATAATGTAGATAATAAGATAGCAGAAGTAAGAAGTGAGATAAAGACAGTAAGAAGTGAACTAAGTAGTGAAATAAAGGAAGTAAGGACTAAGCTTAACGGTAGGATAGATAAACTAGATACTAAGATAGAAGCAGTGAAAAATGAGCTTAAGAGTGAGCTAAGTAGTAAAATAGACTCAGCGATATAGCCACTTTATTGGATATTTGGGTTTGTGTCAACATTTGCTGTAAGTGCAGTAATAGGATTATTTATACATTATCTTAGTAATAAGTGATATATTTAATATGTTCACAATATTTATAGAGATAAGACTCAAAGGTCTTATCTCTATTTGAAAAGAATTAAAGCATAATGAGATTCTGTAGCATAAATATTACCAGATAGAGCAGAAATAGCATACTTTATATTAATAACTTCTCTACCCTCCTCTTCAAGTTTTTCTATTATGTTGTTAATAGCGTTAGCTAAATCATTTGGGTTATTAAAACCCCCAGTAGCAGTGACTCTCATATAAAATCCTTTAATCTGTAAGTTTAATTTTCTCTTTAATAAGCACAATATTACGGTTAAGTATGTCAATAATGCTTTTATGCCTCTGTTTACTTAAATTAGGGAACTTACTCTTAAGGAAATCAAATTGAAATAAATCAAGAAGAACAACCTTGGATTTACTAAGTAGTATCTTTTTTAGAAGGAATGTAAGTATTTGTGAGTTTTCTTTAATAGTATCTTTATTCTTAAAGTTGAGTAGTTGGTTAAGCCTTGCAACTTCATCGGGAATTATTTTGTTTTCTATGGTGTCTTGAGAGTGAAATTGTGTTGTTTCTATTCCTTTAAGCTTAACTTCACTTTTTTTATCAAGACCAGTGAAGTGATCGAAGAAGTCTTTAACGATAACACCATTAGAAGCAACATTATATCCCTTGCTAGATAAAACTTTTCTAAATTCATATTTAAGTTCTTTAATGTTGAAAAGCTTACCGTTGGTATTAAAAGAATCAATAGCTATAATCATGCACTCTTTAAAGAAATTAAAAGCCGTACCTCTCATTATTTTGTGTTGGTTAGTTATTTTAGAATTAATAGAAGATTTGTAAAGCCAATCATACATTTTTTTGCTTATTTCTAATTTTCTATTTTGTCTAATGTAGTTAATTTTAAGTTTAATGTCTGCAATAGAAGGTGAATTAGTGAGTTTGAAATCTCTATAGCTTTGTGCAGCCGACTCATCATCAATGTGACCTAAAATCTCGGCAACTCTTGGATATATTTCTTTACTCCCATGAGTATCATCAAAATAGCCTTCACGCTTTAAGATAAGAGTAGTATAAATAGATCTAAAATCAGATACAAGGAAGTTGGAGTCAAAAATTTTTGTAAGTTCACGCTTAAGCAACAGGTTAATAGTAGAGTCACTAAGCTCATTATCTTCCCAACGCTCTCTTATATCCTTATATTGAGTTGTGTTTGAAAAAATAGAATAGGCTGTAAGGAAAAGTTTCTTATCAACAGTTAAAGGAATACTGTAAGGAGTATTAAACCGTTTAGCATCTCTAGTCTTAAGTTGTCCTTGAAATAAGATAGAGTCCTTTTCTTGAGAGTCACTAAAAGAACCAGCAATAATTTCTAAACTTCTTCTACCAGAGGCAAGAAGTAACCCCATATAAAGAAGTTCAAATCTATGTGACAATAAGAGTTCTTCAGTTAAGAGAAGAAATTCGCGTTTATTAAAAGATTTTTTATTCGCATTACGCTCCTTAACCCTCCTATTCTTCTCTGCAGTAATAGCTTCATACTCTTCTCTAGTAAGCTTAAAGTATTTAAGCATAGGGTGAGTAGGATTTATTTCTTTTATTCTACCTCTTATTTGAGTAACAAGCTTGCTAATATAATTATCAGAGTAGTTAGTAGTAGATTTAATATT
This is a stretch of genomic DNA from Borrelia turcica IST7. It encodes these proteins:
- a CDS encoding type ISP restriction/modification enzyme; this encodes MSIDLLKEYVNDLKRTKVEEKTEFADRDYLKKLINKIKPNSNIQIQNEPKRNKEGLGAPDFIVKNNESIVGYIEAKKIEQNLDDTLRSPQIEKYKQLSNNILLTNYIEFIWISKGNVVLREILIFKTDLEKHNTKIDPIKSEKVTNILNQFLESPIEKITSVEKLASLLAKRTKTLKELVEQTLNLNLSLPPDKHNTLTGTYNILKKRIYNDNFKADEFADSIAQTITYGFFLAKLNNTSNLIINFNNIKQFIPNNFALIQDILRLVDNIASSSEYKNIKWILEEIINIINNIDTEILFKEFSFAQTYQESLKDPYLYFYEDFLTQYDKHLRKSKGVYYTPYCVVNFIVNSLNNILKHTFDLENGFATREEVTVLDFATGTGTFLLEVIKCILKEVPKESGKQQDYITSHILKNIYGFEYLMAPYAVAHFKLFQYLKEICNFKFENENERLKIFLTNTLDLTEKTSQVEFQAFLPAISEENKLVNEVKNKPILVILGNPPYNVGSKNNNNHILKLMKAYKAIENKQLDERAIISLNDDYVKFIRFSEHKIENASEGLLGIITNNGYLDNVTFRGMRYHLLKTFDEIYILNLHGNSRKKEKTDDGDIDENIFDIQTGVAIGIFIKNKTREETNKLANVFYKNIKGTKIQKYAFLDSNDIFSINTFEKLNLNPPYYFFVKKNLVNVDTYNKGISLKDIFSKYSVGILSGKDKIAIDFTKEKLLFKLNDLAYLSEQDARYKYGLGKDTENWNLLEVQKFLKSTNIDEKHVQNITYRPFDNRFIYYSKSKGVVARPLYKTMQHILDIEDNIALATTRFLSTDSFKHIFITSNISEGCLVSNKTKEASYFYPLFIKEEHGALGNVVKDNFTESFRNFIDTKYPKKFKPQKILAYIYAILNSNTYKTKFYEFLKIDFPKIIFTDEIETFESLSRLGNMLISAHLLKTTGNVDKNIGMHISLNDNDKHIVEKIQYRSDTEELYYNNNSKFINVPYNVYNFFIGSYQVLHSYLKYRKGRYLSIDEIEHIEKIIRVVYYTIDIQHQIDLITCNLKEFNT
- a CDS encoding phage terminase large subunit, which produces MPKFACLKYAYNKIRHKLIASSRGMCKTHNSARIWLEYLITEQVNDMIWFRYTESAVYDSFIKLFGSIIDKEGLEKYAKIRQNKHNELWKVRSPYTNSVPDFRDAFSPPALKGIEGKNKVLFDEATEFSNSSLLKLEGNIKREDRVEIWYCFNFGEVSRYTLYTFKYTIKYCTIRIGQFISSEYRFIKRIRK
- a CDS encoding protelomerase family protein; protein product: MSTTNYSDNYISKLVSQIRGRIKEINPTHPMLKYFKLTREEYEAITAEKNRRVKERNANKKSFNKREFLLLTEELLLSHRFELLYMGLLLASGRRSLEIIAGSFSDSQEKDSILFQGQLKTRDTKRFNTPYSIPLTVDKKLFLNAYSIFTNTTQYKDIRERWEDNELSDSTINLLLKRELTKIFDSNFLLSDFRAIYTTLILKREGYFNDIHGSKEIYPRVAEILGHINDESASQSYRDFKLTNSS
- the bdr gene encoding Bdr family repetitive protein, which gives rise to MNNLAYKQMPEYKYVKQAFIEKGFEEDIIESFLLLNLVYGDDNVKDKIKSLEDKLIAFEAECKGRFDNVDNKIAEVRSEIKTVRSELSSEIKEVRTKLNGRIDKLDTKIEAVKNELKSELSSKIDSAI
- a CDS encoding protelomerase family protein; its protein translation is MANSNTREQNTNDNNFTNKFIDEIKSLDKYLSEDIIDDKTYKLRLNGRAKAFLQNIKSTTNYSDNYISKLVTQIRGRIKEINPTHPMLKYFKLTREEYEAITAEKNRRVKERNANKKSFNKREFLLLTEELLLSHRFELLYMGLLLASGRRSLEIIAGSFSDSQEKDSILFQGQLKTRDAKRFNTPYSIPLTVDKKLFLTAYSIFSNTTQYKDIRERWEDNELSDSTINLLLKRELTKIFDSNFLVSDFRSIYTTLILKREGYFDDTHGSKEIYPRVAEILGHIDDESAAQSYRDFKLTNSPSIADIKLKINYIRQNRKLEISKKMYDWLYKSSINSKITNQHKIMRGTAFNFFKECMIIAIDSFNTNGKLFNIKELKYEFRKVLSSKGYNVASNGVIVKDFFDHFTGLDKKSEVKLKGIETTQFHSQDTIENKIIPDEVARLNQLLNFKNKDTIKENSQILTFLLKKILLSKSKVVLLDLFQFDFLKSKFPNLSKQRHKSIIDILNRNIVLIKEKIKLTD